Proteins encoded in a region of the Paenibacillus sp. E222 genome:
- a CDS encoding ankyrin repeat domain-containing protein, with the protein MFKIGNQGTFETLPDEAMAIYKGDVIAVEEFIKHGMDLEKEITLSKYIALTPLDIALITNQLPVIKVLVERGVNLNVKDNPAILKAVRYGGEELIRYLHQKGAKLNSLSKVKSNAYDEAYYGNKKNIAVLKDLGLDIQKYGGKTLRRAVSDHDLQTIQYLLDEGVDINYNEPDMVYPYKATPLTVAARNNNMKMVQFLVERGADVTIQEKDGERAYTIAVSQKNAEMAEYLKSHEPQDFHSLSNKLHVLKSYKLPDVLIRFLTEGPRRIDLPDNPSGVGYIEFFHLIDTVEMKLGRQKLLRISSDVDQYSHILIVWNPSKKMIGFADIEHQEIGNICTFPEFLADPGEKITEFFDQM; encoded by the coding sequence TTGTTCAAAATCGGAAATCAAGGTACGTTTGAAACGTTGCCTGATGAAGCTATGGCGATTTACAAGGGAGATGTTATTGCTGTAGAAGAATTCATTAAACATGGTATGGATCTTGAAAAAGAGATTACGCTCAGCAAATACATAGCATTGACACCATTGGATATTGCCCTAATCACCAATCAACTTCCAGTCATTAAGGTTTTGGTGGAGCGCGGAGTGAACCTGAACGTGAAGGATAATCCAGCAATCCTCAAAGCGGTCAGATATGGCGGGGAAGAGCTCATCCGATATTTGCATCAGAAGGGTGCCAAGTTGAACAGTTTGAGCAAGGTGAAGTCGAATGCATATGATGAAGCCTATTACGGTAACAAAAAGAATATCGCAGTGCTGAAGGACCTCGGACTGGATATTCAAAAATATGGTGGAAAAACACTGCGAAGAGCAGTGTCAGATCACGATCTGCAAACCATTCAGTATTTACTGGATGAGGGTGTAGATATTAACTATAATGAGCCGGATATGGTGTATCCATACAAGGCTACACCGCTTACGGTAGCTGCTCGCAACAACAATATGAAGATGGTTCAATTTCTGGTAGAGCGTGGAGCGGATGTAACTATTCAAGAGAAGGATGGGGAGCGGGCGTATACGATTGCGGTCAGTCAGAAGAATGCGGAAATGGCAGAGTATTTGAAATCTCATGAGCCGCAAGACTTTCACAGTCTGAGCAATAAATTGCATGTGCTCAAATCGTACAAGCTGCCTGATGTATTAATCCGTTTTCTAACGGAAGGTCCGCGCAGAATCGACTTGCCGGACAATCCATCCGGCGTGGGATACATCGAATTCTTCCATCTGATCGATACGGTAGAGATGAAGCTGGGCAGACAGAAACTGCTGCGCATATCCTCTGACGTGGATCAGTACTCCCATATCCTGATCGTCTGGAACCCGAGCAAAAAAATGATTGGGTTCGCTGACATTGAACATCAGGAGATTGGAAATATATGCACGTTCCCTGAATTTCTAGCTGACCCGGGTGAGAAGATCACAGAATTCTTCGATCAAATGTAG
- a CDS encoding MFS transporter — MKQTEHRSFGKFLIVWFGQLISTMGIGMTAFSLGVYAFEKTHMATAVALITLFTFLPNILLRPIGGVLADRFDRRMMMVIGDLGSAGGLVFIWIMILTGEIELWHLYVGVAFSSIFSAIQSPAYKASATDLLDKDQYSKGSGLVQLAESSKFLFSPIIAGILLSITTIEVILVINMLTYLVAILAVLAIRKSIKAARSDAERKPWLAELNEGWIEVTTSKGVLLLVIIISIVTFYLGFLETLIGPMILSFSDSRTLGTFQSVSAIGMLISSLCIGMFTLSKKYSKILVLGLVLSGLSFSLLGVSTNIYFIIFAGFLFLASLPFVNMSADVLVRNNISNEKQGRVWGIIGILSQLGFIVSYSLAGFLADRVFNPLLVEGGALASTVGSYIGVGPGRGIALLFIIAGIFVIAIAAITSQLKSIKGLEKGIDIVSTDPTNLAHD; from the coding sequence ATGAAACAGACGGAACACAGGTCATTTGGCAAATTTCTGATCGTATGGTTCGGACAGCTCATATCTACCATGGGAATCGGAATGACGGCATTCTCCCTTGGTGTTTACGCATTTGAGAAAACCCATATGGCGACAGCTGTGGCACTGATTACACTATTTACCTTTTTGCCTAATATCCTGTTGCGTCCTATAGGTGGAGTCCTTGCAGATCGTTTTGACCGGCGCATGATGATGGTCATAGGTGATCTTGGTTCTGCCGGTGGTCTCGTTTTTATCTGGATCATGATCCTGACGGGGGAGATTGAACTATGGCATCTGTATGTTGGTGTTGCTTTCAGTTCCATATTCTCGGCCATTCAAAGTCCAGCGTACAAGGCTTCAGCTACCGATTTGCTTGATAAAGATCAATATTCAAAGGGCAGTGGCTTGGTTCAGCTCGCCGAATCATCCAAGTTTCTATTTTCACCCATAATAGCGGGCATTCTGCTCAGTATAACAACCATTGAAGTCATTCTAGTCATTAATATGTTGACGTATCTGGTTGCCATTCTAGCGGTGCTTGCTATTCGGAAAAGCATTAAAGCAGCGCGAAGCGATGCCGAGAGGAAGCCTTGGCTTGCTGAACTTAACGAAGGCTGGATTGAAGTCACGACAAGTAAAGGCGTGCTGCTCCTTGTTATTATTATTTCGATTGTCACGTTCTATCTGGGATTCCTCGAGACGCTCATTGGTCCTATGATCTTATCATTTTCGGATTCAAGGACACTTGGAACATTTCAATCTGTGAGCGCGATCGGCATGCTGATCAGCAGTCTGTGTATTGGCATGTTCACCCTAAGTAAAAAATATTCAAAAATACTTGTTCTGGGTCTGGTTCTATCCGGATTATCATTCTCCCTCTTGGGGGTTTCCACCAATATTTATTTCATTATCTTTGCAGGCTTCCTGTTTTTGGCCTCCCTGCCTTTTGTCAACATGAGTGCAGACGTATTGGTGCGCAATAACATATCCAACGAGAAACAAGGCAGGGTGTGGGGAATCATCGGCATTTTATCACAATTGGGTTTTATTGTATCCTACAGCCTTGCAGGATTTTTGGCAGACCGTGTCTTTAACCCGCTTTTGGTGGAAGGTGGAGCACTTGCTTCGACCGTAGGATCATATATCGGCGTTGGTCCGGGAAGAGGCATTGCGTTGTTGTTTATTATTGCAGGAATATTTGTTATCGCTATTGCAGCTATCACTTCTCAACTTAAATCCATTAAGGGGTTAGAGAAGGGGATTGATATTGTGTCAACAGACCCAACGAATTTAGCGCATGATTGA
- a CDS encoding ABC transporter ATP-binding protein has protein sequence MTIILEAKNVNKSYSTGEHEKHPILKDINFQLKKGEFVSIMGPSGSGKSTLLYNVSGMDQVSSGSVYFAGKKISEFSEKELAQLRLNKMGFIFQNIHLLKNLNLLDNIILSAYLAKKSSRDSINKRALNLMEKMGIDELANHNITQASGGQLQRFAICRALINQPDILFGDEPTGALNSRSTSEIMDILGDINASGTTILMVTHDVKVAARSERVLFMMDGKLVADRNMGKFNKQHDLKARESSLGKWLADHGF, from the coding sequence ATGACTATAATCCTGGAAGCCAAAAACGTGAACAAATCGTACAGTACTGGTGAGCATGAGAAGCATCCTATTTTGAAGGATATTAATTTTCAATTGAAGAAGGGCGAATTTGTCTCCATTATGGGTCCATCGGGCTCAGGAAAATCAACCTTGTTATACAATGTCAGCGGCATGGATCAGGTAAGTAGCGGGAGTGTTTATTTTGCTGGCAAGAAAATTTCGGAGTTCTCAGAGAAAGAATTGGCACAGCTTCGCTTGAATAAGATGGGCTTTATATTTCAGAACATACATCTGTTGAAAAATCTGAATCTACTCGACAATATCATTCTTTCTGCCTATCTGGCCAAAAAAAGTAGTAGAGATTCCATTAATAAACGAGCGCTCAATCTGATGGAAAAAATGGGGATTGATGAACTAGCCAACCACAATATCACCCAGGCATCGGGTGGACAGTTGCAACGGTTCGCCATTTGCAGGGCACTGATCAATCAGCCTGATATTCTGTTTGGCGACGAACCCACTGGGGCACTGAATTCACGTTCAACCAGTGAAATTATGGATATTCTAGGAGATATTAATGCTTCTGGAACGACCATATTAATGGTTACCCATGACGTCAAGGTCGCCGCGCGATCTGAACGGGTTTTATTCATGATGGACGGCAAACTGGTGGCAGATCGTAATATGGGCAAGTTCAACAAGCAGCATGATCTTAAAGCGAGAGAGAGCAGCTTAGGTAAGTGGCTTGCGGATCACGGGTTCTAA